CCCGTCGCCAGAGCGATGTCCACGAGCAGGTCATACTCTATTTCATCGATGACGATGACCTTGTTCATTATCTCGTCGTATAGCTTTTTGGCTATAGCTCTGGGTTTCCTCCGAGTCAGCTGCGAGGCAAGCTCTACACCAAACACCAGGGGCTCGATAATGTCGAGGCTATTCTCGTCGATAAGCCTGAATAGGTTGCGCGCCCTATTACTCCGCTCCTCATCGTATATGAAGAGGCGGTCGATGAAGACCGAGACATCAACCACTATGTTCATAAGCCTTGCTACCTCCTCTCTTCGAGGAACTCCTCTAGCACATCCTCCTCAACCCTCTCAGCGTACTTTTCGAGCACCTCGTCAATACCCTTGGATATGCCGGCCCCTTTGGACCCGAGTAGCTTTCCTACAGCGCCTCTGGGCACGCGAAGCCTCACAACACCGCTAGCCACGGGCCTCTACCACACGGTACTACTGCCTACTGAGCCTTCTTAACCCCCTCCCCCGGGGGCACCCTGAAGCCACATGGCCAGATGACCGGGAGGAGTCGTAGCCCACAGCAGGGGTGGCAACGTTTTAAACCAGTCCCCAAGGACCTGGGGCAGCTAGCCCTATAGCCGTGTCCCCGTAATGCGGGTACCATGAGGGCGAGCCGCCCAGGATTAGGAGCCTCTGGGCCCGCCTGGCCCCCTGGGTGGCCACCCGGGAGGAGGCTGCCCGCGCGGGCCCTTCTACACGCCCGTCGAGCCCTACAAGCTCTTTACCCGCGGCCATGCACCCCTCTCTCACGAGGGCGCTCCTGTATGGGTTCTGGCTCTAGGCCTGGGGTTGCCCGGGAGCTCCTCGATGCTGCCCGGTGGATGCTCGAGTCTGGCCGGGTCGCGGCGGCTGCTGTGCTCGCGGCCGCCGCTCTCCTGGGCGGCCCGGCTGGCGCCGCTCTGGCCGCTCTCTCCGCCACAGCGCTGCTGGCTGGAGTAGACCTCGCGGTGCGCGGGGCGAGGGTCCACTAGATAGCCGGGGCCGGCGTCCCCTCTCCTTGTCCTCTCTGGGCTAGCCCGTCTAGCCCCGTGGCCTCCTTGGCGCTGCTGTCCCCGGGCAGCAGTGATGACGGCGGGACAAGGGGGGTGCCTCAATAGGGCTAGGAGCTGGAGCATTGCAAGGGCGGATATCCTGGCTCAACTAGCTAGGTATAGCCCGCATGTCCTGTAGTGTTTGATTGCCTTGTCTGGGTTAGGGGGCTTCTAGTGCTGCCTCCCGACGGTGTCCAGGGGAGAGTGTGTTCCAGTGTGCAGTGTATGCCTGGCTCCTAGGGTGCTGCAGGGCCGGTAGGAGGGGTATATGTGGGGCTCCCAGCTCCAGTGTACCCCTGGGGTGGCTCCGGGGGTTGGCTGTTGTGCGCGACAGGCGCACCATCGTGCTCGACGAGGACGTGGCGGAGGAGCTGGGGCTAAGGCCCGGCGAGAGGCTAGAGGTGAGGAGAGAGGGGGATGTTATTGTGCTGCTGGAGGAGGGGGACTGGGTTGAGAAGCTTGTGAGAAGGTTTGAGGAGCGGTACGGGATGCCTACGGAGGAGTTCCTCGAGGCCTGGAGGCGCGGGGAGATACCGGAGCCCGAGGACCCGGATCTACTCGCCGACTTTATGGAGTGGGAGGTGCTCGGGGAGCTGCGGCGGAGGAGGGGTGCGTGCCGGGGCTCCCGAGGATAAGGCGCGTCGCCGCGCTCCTCCGGGGCCGTGGCTATAGTGTTAGCCTCGTGAGAGCTGTGAGCCGGCCCGGCTTCTTCTCGTACCGGCTGAGGGCCCGGCGGAGAGGGGTTCTCATCTACGTGAGCGAGGTCTGGCTGCAGGGGAGGCTGGCTAGGTATGCGTACACCCTTGTGGTCGGCGGGAGGGCTGTCCTCCGCTACGACAACGCGCCCCACCACCCCGGGCTATCTACGTATCCGCACCACGTGCACCGGGAGGGGAGAGTCGAGCCCCTCGAGAGACCCAGCCTCGAGGGGTTCCTGGAGGAGGCTGAGACGCTCCTCCGCCGGAGAGGACTCTAGCCCACCGGCGGCAAGCACACCCCGGACCCCGCCTCGTACGGTGTGAGTGTCGGGGTGCATCCCCTCTTAGGTATTCTAGGG
The window above is part of the Pyrodictium abyssi genome. Proteins encoded here:
- a CDS encoding type II toxin-antitoxin system VapC family toxin, with translation MNIVVDVSVFIDRLFIYDEERSNRARNLFRLIDENSLDIIEPLVFGVELASQLTRRKPRAIAKKLYDEIMNKVIVIDEIEYDLLVDIALATGCRAIDAFYIAVASIIPAILVSADRVMVSNARRYGVEAYFIHDISDYNALLSRINQAKT
- a CDS encoding toxin-antitoxin system TumE family protein, producing the protein MPGLPRIRRVAALLRGRGYSVSLVRAVSRPGFFSYRLRARRRGVLIYVSEVWLQGRLARYAYTLVVGGRAVLRYDNAPHHPGLSTYPHHVHREGRVEPLERPSLEGFLEEAETLLRRRGL